A segment of the Salmo trutta chromosome 3, fSalTru1.1, whole genome shotgun sequence genome:
cccctctctccactgggattctctgcctctaaccctattacgggggctgagtcactggcttactggtgctcttccatgtcgtacctaggaggggtgcgtcacttgagtggattgagtcactgacgtgatcttcctttCCGGATTGGTGTCCCCCTcgggtttgtgccgtgggggaggtctttgtgggctatactcagccttgtctcagggtagtaggttggcGGTTGAAgatcccccacaccactagagggatctGTGCTTTTGCAAAGTGGGTAAAGTTATATCCTGcccgtttggccctgtccgggggtatagtcGGACAGggccagtgtctcccgaccccttctgtcccagcctccagtatttatgatgcaatagtttgtgtcggggggctagggtcaggctgttatatctggagtatttctcatgtcttatccggtgtcctgtgtgaatttaagtgtattttctctctctcccccctcctcctcaggACTACcttgcctgatgactccttgctgtccccagtccacctagtCATGTTGCTGcgccagtttcaactgttctgcctgcggctatagaaccctgacctgttcactggacatgctaccttgtcccggacctgctgttttggaccctctctctctctctaccgcacctgctgtctctaactctgaatgatcggctatgaaaagccaactgacatctactcctgaggtgctgacctgttgcaccctctacaaccactgtgattattattatttaaccctgctggtcatctatgaacgtttgaacatcttgggccatgttctgttataatctccacccggaacagccagaagaggactggccacccctcagagcctggctcctctctaggtttcttcctaggttccggcctttctgtggagtttttcctagccaccatgcttccacatctgcattgcttgctgtttggggttttaggctgggtttctgtacagcactttgtgacatcagttgatgtaaaaagggcttaataaatacatttgattgattgattggagaGAAGAATGGTAAGAGAGTGAATGTATGAAGAGAAATTAAGCAGAACATAACAGGCTTACCCATGAGGCCACAGAAGCGGTTGAATGTTCGGGGGATGCGTGTCTGTGGGTTGATCTCAATCAAGGCGTTCCTCTCTGTGTGGATGTAAACCTGCAGGAGACCTGCCCTGTTCAATGGACTGTCCATCAGCATCAACAAACACTGGGGAACAATTACAGGATATGGCTGGGTTAGAGGAGCGAAGAAGAAAGATGACTGGTGTTCCAGGGTCAATGTGAAAATGACAGCTTACCTGATGTGTAATGTCAGGTCTAATCTTCCCAGGGTCCCGTCCACTTTTAATGATCATGCCCTTGTGTTGGTCACAGTTCAGCAGTTCAAATGTCTTGCCAACCTGAGTGGAAAGAGTACAACATGATTGACAtcctgtgtagtgctagggcaaaaaccaaaacatgtacCCAGGGggacccaggaccgagtttgggaaaccctgcgtTTGGACATGCATCAGTGGGCCTGCAGGCAGGAGCTAACCAATAGCAAATAGTTTCATCCTGGTTCATTCATTGTCACAAAAACAGTTACCGTGCAGAATGCAATAGTCATATCACACATCTACCAGGCAAGTCTGGTTGAACAGGAAGCTATCTAAATTGTTTATATCCATTAACGCAGCTAGCGGTAACGTTAGTTTGCAAACACAGCAGTTAGATGGCGAAAGTGAATAGCGAAATACTCGTCTTTACCTTCACCGTTTCCAGCGTTGCCCCCTCTAAAATAACTACTAGTCGCCTTTCCGCCATGCGATCGTGCAGGCTACGCATATGTTTTGCTGGTTTGGGTTCATATTCGTCTAAATGCTCAAGACCACGCTTGTCACCACTGTGTGCTTCCATGTTGCTTCCGGATGGTAGTCGCCGGAATAACGCGTCATACTGATGGAGGAGTTTTGCCAAGGTTCTACCGCTCATTTCAATAACGAGGCAGCAGGCAGTCGTCTATGGCGGCAGATTGACGAGGACAGCATTTTCTGAGGTGAACTGACAAAGACGTACCTCGAACAACAGATAAAACCTCACATAAACTGTCATTGATTTTGGGCAGAATTATCTCAAACAGTGGCATATGGTAtttttaggtgagcgctgatgcAGCCCTATGAAAGGCAGTGCCCACTTTTTGTCTTAAGGCATCATGTCCATTCCCAGCCGCCTCTCCaaggtgctgttggagagacgcaGGGCTCCACCAACATTCCGTCAAAACATTAATCTAACACAAATAATGTAGCAGATATAGtatatggtagaaagagtatgtggccttttctgtagctTTCAGGCcggagataaaatgtatgacaatggAATTAGAAGGAAACTTTTTACAATCAAATAACCTAACCTAAAAAGCTCCCAATTACTAGTCCTAACAGCTTGCCTGTCCACAGTTTTAACCTAGCTATTATAAACATGTTGTTTAACAAA
Coding sequences within it:
- the LOC115188117 gene encoding ribosomal RNA small subunit methyltransferase NEP1, whose product is MSGRTLAKLLHQYDALFRRLPSGSNMEAHSGDKRGLEHLDEYEPKPAKHMRSLHDRMAERRLVVILEGATLETVKVGKTFELLNCDQHKGMIIKSGRDPGKIRPDITHQCLLMLMDSPLNRAGLLQVYIHTERNALIEINPQTRIPRTFNRFCGLMVQLLHKLSVRAADGPQRLLKLIKNPVSDHLPPGCPRICTSFSSGEAVGARTVVPEEGPAAVVVGAFAHGAVNVDYTEKTVSISNYPLSAALTCAKMCSAFEEVWGVL